The proteins below are encoded in one region of Pseudomonas putida S13.1.2:
- a CDS encoding CoA transferase subunit B, producing the protein MALTREQMAQRVARELKDGYYVNLGIGIPTLVANYVPADMDVMLQSENGLLGMGEFPTESTLDADMINAGKQTVTARRGASIFDSAQSFAMIRGGHVDLTVLGAFEVDVQGNIASWMIPGKLVKGMGGAMDLVAGAENIIVTMTHASKDGESKLLPQCSLPLTGAGCIRKVLTDLAYLEIEDGAFILRETAPGVSVEEIIAKTAGKLIVPDDVKEMTF; encoded by the coding sequence ATGGCACTGACCCGCGAACAGATGGCGCAACGCGTCGCCCGTGAACTGAAGGACGGCTACTACGTCAACCTGGGTATCGGCATTCCGACCCTGGTGGCCAACTACGTACCCGCCGATATGGATGTGATGCTGCAATCGGAAAACGGCCTGCTCGGCATGGGCGAGTTCCCTACCGAAAGCACCCTCGATGCCGACATGATCAACGCCGGCAAGCAAACCGTCACCGCCCGCCGCGGCGCTTCGATCTTCGATTCGGCACAATCGTTCGCCATGATCCGTGGTGGCCATGTCGACCTCACCGTACTGGGCGCTTTCGAGGTGGACGTGCAAGGCAACATCGCCTCATGGATGATCCCGGGCAAGCTGGTCAAGGGCATGGGCGGTGCCATGGACCTGGTAGCCGGCGCCGAGAACATCATCGTCACCATGACCCATGCTTCAAAGGACGGTGAGTCCAAGCTGCTACCACAATGCAGCCTGCCGCTGACCGGTGCCGGGTGCATCCGCAAGGTACTCACCGACCTGGCCTACCTGGAAATCGAAGACGGCGCCTTCATCCTGCGCGAAACCGCGCCGGGGGTAAGCGTTGAAGAGATCATCGCGAAAACCGCCGGCAAGCTGATCGTGCCGGATGATGTGAAGGAAATGACCTTCTAG